From Desulfuromonas soudanensis, the proteins below share one genomic window:
- a CDS encoding lipoprotein-releasing ABC transporter permease subunit — MSYEWFVSLRYLRAKRKQTFISVISFISIAGVTLGVAALIVVLAVMTGFHDGVRQQILGNIPHVLIQKQGTEISDYPKAVEKALSSSPHVTAATPFVSKEAMLLSKRNVAAVNVKGIEQGNKIFRQKFLTQEDRDVQELLFDTAATMPGIIIGLDTATSLGIAVGESVNVIPPMFNITPFGMIPKMKPFRVVGIFSQRGGFLDTYFGYISLGQAQHFFDAENQATGIEIEVDSFDHANQVASELRQAFGYPYVVRSWEDMFGSFLSALKLEKLGLFIVLGIIVLVAAFNIATTLIMVVMEKHKDIAILKAIGATSKSVMKIFVLEGLIIGVLGTSLGTSLGLLFAKNADPIIKGLERMLGIRIFDQAVYGMDRFPSVVNPGDVVAVVAVALTISLLATIYPAWRAARMDPAEALRYD; from the coding sequence ATGTCCTACGAATGGTTTGTCAGCCTGCGCTACCTGCGAGCCAAGCGCAAGCAGACCTTTATTTCCGTCATATCCTTTATCTCCATCGCCGGCGTAACTCTCGGGGTGGCCGCCCTGATCGTCGTCCTGGCGGTCATGACCGGTTTTCACGACGGGGTCCGGCAGCAGATCCTCGGCAATATCCCCCATGTTCTGATCCAGAAGCAGGGCACAGAGATCTCCGACTACCCCAAGGCGGTGGAAAAAGCCCTGTCGTCCTCTCCCCATGTCACAGCCGCCACTCCCTTCGTCTCCAAGGAAGCCATGCTCCTTTCGAAGCGCAATGTCGCCGCGGTCAACGTCAAGGGGATCGAGCAGGGGAACAAGATCTTCAGGCAGAAATTTCTGACCCAGGAAGATCGCGATGTGCAGGAACTCCTCTTCGATACGGCGGCGACCATGCCCGGAATCATTATCGGACTCGACACCGCCACCTCCCTCGGTATTGCCGTGGGCGAGTCGGTCAACGTCATCCCGCCGATGTTCAACATCACCCCCTTCGGGATGATCCCGAAAATGAAGCCCTTTCGGGTGGTGGGGATTTTCAGCCAGCGCGGCGGTTTTCTCGATACCTACTTCGGCTATATCTCCCTGGGGCAGGCGCAGCACTTCTTCGACGCCGAAAACCAGGCCACGGGGATTGAAATCGAGGTCGACTCCTTCGACCATGCCAATCAGGTGGCCTCGGAGCTCCGGCAGGCGTTCGGCTACCCCTATGTGGTCCGTTCCTGGGAGGATATGTTCGGCTCCTTTCTCTCGGCGCTCAAGCTGGAGAAACTCGGCCTGTTCATCGTTTTGGGGATCATCGTTTTGGTGGCCGCGTTCAATATCGCCACCACCCTGATCATGGTTGTCATGGAAAAACATAAGGACATCGCCATATTGAAGGCGATTGGGGCCACCTCGAAGAGCGTGATGAAGATCTTCGTTCTCGAGGGGTTGATCATCGGCGTCCTCGGGACCAGCCTCGGAACGAGCCTCGGCCTCCTCTTTGCCAAGAATGCCGATCCGATTATCAAGGGGCTCGAGCGCATGCTCGGTATCAGGATCTTCGATCAGGCCGTCTACGGCATGGACCGTTTTCCCTCGGTGGTCAATCCCGGCGATGTGGTGGCGGTGGTGGCGGTGGCGCTGACCATTTCCCTTCTCGCCACCATCTACCCGGCCTGGCGGGCGGCGCGGATGGATCCCGCCGAGGCTCTGCGCTATGACTGA
- a CDS encoding ABC transporter ATP-binding protein, whose amino-acid sequence MIEIVGLTKSFGIGQGRVEVLRGVDLRIEQGERIAVVGSSGAGKTTFMHIIGALDRPTSGSVSYQGTNISSLKGAVLDAFRNGTVGFVFQFNQLLPEFTALENVMMPALVARKTHREASPMAEALLREVGLGHRLHHKPGQLSGGEQQRVAIARALVMSPQLLLADEPTGNLDSRTADEIFRLLNDLHQSRGLTMVIVTHSETLAGRMDRIVHMEDGLVRA is encoded by the coding sequence GTGATTGAAATAGTCGGATTGACAAAAAGTTTCGGTATCGGCCAGGGACGGGTCGAGGTCCTGCGTGGAGTCGATCTGCGCATCGAGCAGGGAGAGCGGATTGCCGTAGTCGGCTCCTCCGGCGCCGGCAAGACGACCTTCATGCACATCATCGGTGCCCTCGATCGCCCGACCTCCGGATCGGTCAGCTACCAGGGAACCAATATTTCCTCCCTGAAGGGGGCAGTTCTCGACGCCTTTCGCAACGGTACGGTCGGTTTCGTCTTTCAGTTCAACCAGCTCCTCCCCGAATTCACCGCCCTCGAAAACGTGATGATGCCGGCCCTGGTGGCACGAAAGACGCACCGGGAGGCGAGTCCCATGGCCGAGGCGCTTCTCCGGGAGGTCGGTCTCGGCCATCGCCTCCACCACAAGCCGGGGCAACTCTCCGGCGGCGAGCAGCAGCGCGTGGCCATCGCCCGGGCCCTTGTGATGTCCCCTCAGCTCCTTCTGGCCGATGAGCCGACGGGGAACCTCGATAGCCGTACCGCCGACGAAATATTCCGTCTTCTCAATGATCTTCACCAGAGCCGCGGTCTGACCATGGTCATCGTCACCCACAGCGAAACGCTGGCCGGGCGCATGGATCGCATCGTGCACATGGAAGACGGCCTGGTCCGGGCCTAG
- a CDS encoding helix-turn-helix transcriptional regulator, whose translation MRVLVEMGNRLLGEALCCLINNRFDGYSAEIRGQWPVQPVIDFVILDCKTCRDELFSEYKDAKFILIDNGLEENNLSCLLLTKPVDGVISPDMASDLLPKALLAIARGEGWIDHERMKSLLGHSRRGSNVPELARLSEADRGIVEMIVLGRRNREIAEALCLSEQTIKTHVSRIYRTLNVSGRTHLVFLVMKNR comes from the coding sequence GTGAGGGTCTTGGTCGAGATGGGCAATCGACTTCTGGGTGAAGCCCTGTGTTGTCTGATTAATAACCGCTTCGACGGTTACTCGGCCGAAATTCGGGGACAATGGCCTGTCCAGCCGGTCATCGATTTCGTTATCCTGGATTGCAAAACCTGCCGGGACGAGTTGTTCAGCGAATACAAGGATGCAAAATTCATTCTGATCGACAACGGCCTTGAGGAAAACAACCTCTCCTGTCTTTTGTTGACAAAACCGGTTGATGGCGTGATCTCCCCGGATATGGCAAGCGACCTCCTCCCCAAAGCGCTCCTTGCCATTGCCCGGGGCGAAGGCTGGATCGACCATGAGAGGATGAAATCCCTTCTTGGGCATTCCCGAAGAGGGAGCAATGTTCCCGAATTGGCCCGGTTGAGCGAGGCGGATAGGGGAATCGTCGAGATGATTGTCCTGGGAAGACGAAACCGGGAGATTGCCGAGGCGCTGTGTCTGAGCGAACAGACGATCAAGACCCACGTCAGCCGGATTTACCGCACACTGAATGTTTCAGGCAGAACCCACCTGGTTTTTCTGGTCATGAAAAACCGCTGA
- the prfB gene encoding peptide chain release factor 2 (programmed frameshift) gives MFREEKETLDGLKVKLIELRGYLDVPTKKERVAELDAEIAKPDFWNRGEKAQELLKERTSLQKIVEGWETVSQELEDLQVLAELGEEGEDEATLAEIRELLPTLEQKVGKMEFARMLSGEHDASNAIFSINAGAGGTEAQDWAEMLLRMYLRFCEKKGFRTEITDYQGGDEAGIKSVTFTAEGDYAYGYLRAEMGIHRLVRISPFDSNARRHTSFCSTFVFPELSDDVEVEILDKDLRVDTYRASGAGGQHINKTDSAIRITHIPTGVVVSCQNERSQHKNRATALKQLKARLYELEVRKKEEEASAIAGEKKEIGWGSQIRSYVLHPYRMVKDHRTGYEVGNTDAVLGGDIEGFIEAYLLSKK, from the exons ATGTTCCGTGAAGAGAAGGAAACCCTCGATGGCCTGAAGGTCAAGCTCATAGAGCTGAGGGGGTATCTT GACGTACCGACAAAAAAAGAACGAGTCGCCGAACTCGATGCCGAGATTGCCAAACCCGATTTCTGGAACCGGGGAGAAAAAGCCCAGGAGCTCCTGAAGGAGCGCACCTCTCTGCAGAAAATCGTCGAGGGCTGGGAAACGGTCAGCCAGGAGCTCGAAGACCTGCAGGTGCTGGCCGAACTCGGCGAAGAGGGGGAGGATGAGGCGACGCTCGCCGAGATTCGCGAACTTCTGCCGACCCTCGAGCAGAAAGTCGGAAAGATGGAGTTTGCCCGCATGCTCTCCGGGGAGCATGACGCCAGCAACGCGATTTTCAGCATCAACGCCGGGGCCGGCGGAACCGAGGCCCAGGACTGGGCCGAGATGCTGCTGCGGATGTATCTGCGTTTCTGCGAGAAAAAAGGGTTCCGTACCGAAATCACCGACTACCAGGGGGGCGACGAGGCGGGAATCAAGAGCGTCACCTTCACCGCCGAGGGAGACTACGCCTACGGCTATCTGCGGGCCGAGATGGGGATTCACCGGCTGGTGCGGATCTCCCCCTTCGACTCCAATGCCCGTCGCCACACCTCCTTCTGCTCAACCTTTGTCTTTCCCGAACTCTCCGACGATGTCGAAGTCGAGATCCTCGACAAGGACCTCCGGGTCGACACCTACCGCGCCAGCGGCGCCGGCGGCCAGCACATCAACAAGACCGATTCGGCCATCCGCATCACTCACATTCCCACCGGCGTGGTCGTTTCCTGCCAGAATGAACGCTCCCAGCACAAGAACCGCGCCACGGCCCTCAAGCAGTTGAAAGCCCGTCTCTACGAGCTGGAGGTGCGCAAAAAAGAGGAAGAGGCGTCGGCCATCGCCGGGGAGAAGAAGGAAATCGGCTGGGGGAGCCAGATCCGCTCCTACGTGCTGCACCCCTACCGCATGGTCAAAGATCATCGCACCGGCTACGAGGTCGGCAACACCGACGCCGTGCTCGGCGGCGATATTGAAGGTTTCATCGAAGCCTATCTGCTGAGCAAGAAATAA
- the lnt gene encoding apolipoprotein N-acyltransferase: protein MRRLVPDRPTLLALGSGLLLAFSFPRLDLASVAWFALAPLFVSMFGRPFRSGFVAGAGFFAVVLYWLNIVMTTYGQMHPLFSLAAYLILVCYLALFFAVTTWAACRLRERLGLSIVVTLPVFWVALEFLRSFLLSGFPWATLGYSQQSHLALVQSADLFGVYGISFLLILSNATLARCWQWYAGRTAGSRPFPLAALTVALLLFAANAGYGFYRLGQGVDVREETLTLGLIQGNIDQSVKWDPTNQEATVDTYRRLSEEAVRSGSAELLIWPESATPFYFQDGGPLAALVREVPQGGAEGLIFGSPAYEVVNRRYHYLNSAFLLSPQGTVLGRSDKIHLVPFGEYVPLKPFLPFIDKLVVGIGDFSPGTVSPLPMNGSEIGVLVCFEGIFPELARDYVAKGSDLLVNITNDAWFGRSSAPYQHLAMTRFRAIENRVWVARAANTGISALIAPSGRIVAQTPIFETRYLTGSVGLGASPTLYTRFGDLLPILLLPFCCFWLVKTRKPSSAALDPEDLLP, encoded by the coding sequence ATGCGGCGTCTTGTTCCCGACAGACCGACCCTGCTGGCCCTGGGGTCCGGTCTCCTCCTTGCTTTTTCCTTTCCCCGTCTCGATCTCGCCAGTGTCGCCTGGTTCGCCCTCGCCCCCCTTTTCGTCTCCATGTTCGGGCGTCCCTTCCGCAGCGGTTTTGTCGCCGGAGCCGGTTTTTTCGCAGTGGTCCTTTACTGGCTGAACATCGTCATGACCACTTATGGCCAGATGCATCCGCTCTTTTCCCTGGCCGCCTATCTGATACTGGTCTGTTATCTGGCTCTCTTCTTTGCGGTAACCACCTGGGCCGCCTGTCGACTGCGGGAACGCCTCGGCCTTTCCATCGTCGTCACCCTTCCGGTTTTCTGGGTGGCTCTGGAATTTCTCCGCTCCTTCCTCCTCTCGGGCTTCCCCTGGGCGACCCTCGGCTATTCCCAGCAGAGTCATCTGGCCCTGGTCCAGTCCGCCGACCTCTTCGGTGTCTATGGAATCAGTTTCCTGCTGATTCTCAGTAACGCCACCCTGGCCCGCTGCTGGCAGTGGTACGCAGGAAGGACGGCCGGCTCCAGGCCCTTTCCCCTGGCGGCTCTGACCGTTGCCCTCCTTCTCTTTGCCGCCAACGCCGGCTACGGATTCTACCGCCTCGGACAGGGGGTGGATGTGCGGGAGGAGACCCTGACCCTCGGCCTGATCCAGGGAAACATCGATCAGTCGGTCAAGTGGGATCCGACAAATCAGGAAGCGACCGTCGACACCTATCGCCGTCTTTCGGAAGAGGCCGTTCGAAGCGGTTCGGCCGAGCTGCTGATCTGGCCCGAGAGCGCCACCCCCTTCTACTTTCAGGACGGAGGCCCTCTGGCTGCTCTTGTCAGGGAGGTTCCCCAGGGGGGCGCAGAGGGACTGATTTTCGGCAGCCCGGCCTATGAGGTGGTCAACCGGCGCTATCATTATCTCAACAGCGCCTTTCTCCTCTCTCCCCAGGGGACGGTTCTTGGGCGCAGCGACAAGATTCACCTGGTCCCCTTCGGCGAATACGTCCCCCTCAAGCCCTTTCTCCCTTTCATCGACAAACTGGTGGTGGGGATCGGTGACTTCTCTCCCGGGACGGTCAGCCCCCTCCCCATGAACGGCTCCGAGATCGGCGTTCTGGTCTGCTTCGAAGGGATTTTCCCCGAACTGGCCAGGGATTACGTTGCCAAAGGGAGCGACCTTCTGGTGAACATCACCAACGACGCCTGGTTCGGACGCTCTTCGGCTCCCTACCAGCATCTGGCCATGACCCGCTTTCGCGCCATTGAAAACCGCGTCTGGGTCGCCCGCGCCGCCAACACCGGGATCTCGGCCCTGATTGCCCCTTCGGGACGGATCGTCGCGCAGACCCCGATCTTCGAGACGCGCTATCTAACGGGTTCCGTCGGCCTCGGAGCGTCTCCGACCCTCTACACCCGCTTCGGCGATCTCCTGCCGATTCTCCTGCTCCCCTTCTGCTGCTTCTGGCTGGTGAAAACCAGAAAACCTTCCTCGGCCGCCCTCGATCCTGAAGATCTTCTCCCCTGA
- the lysS gene encoding lysine--tRNA ligase encodes MEELNEFLQQRRSKLAELRGQGINPYANDFVVEHTSADVASAHGEADAEALEGCGVSYVLAGRIMARRDFGKAAFIQIQDRKGRLQVYVGRDNVGAESFELFRRFDLGDIVGFEGTPFRTKTGELSLRASSIRILTKSLQPLPEKWHGLTDVETRYRQRYVDLMVNDDVKGVFLKRSRIIRLIRQFMESQDFLEVETPMMQPIAGGATAKPFITHHNSLKMDLFLRIAPELYLKRLVVGGFERVFEINRNFRNEGISIQHNPEFTMMEFYRAYATYHDLMDFTEELICHVAKEVVGSLVFPYGGRDVDLTAPWDRLTVKEAIVKYGKIDAALLDDRERALEYARSLGLELESTIGYGKLLTELFDEVAEPNLWNPTFITEYPTEVSPLSRKNDLNPEVVDRFELFIVGRELANAFSELNDPVDQKERFQKQLVEKEAGDEEAHAMDEDYVRALEYGLPPTAGEGIGIDRLVMLLTDSASIRDVILFPQLRPESK; translated from the coding sequence ATGGAAGAATTGAACGAATTTCTGCAACAGCGGCGCAGCAAGCTGGCAGAGTTGCGAGGGCAGGGGATCAACCCCTACGCCAACGACTTTGTGGTTGAACATACTTCGGCCGATGTCGCTTCCGCCCACGGCGAGGCCGATGCCGAGGCTCTCGAGGGGTGCGGCGTCAGCTATGTCCTGGCGGGGCGGATCATGGCCCGGCGCGATTTCGGCAAGGCGGCCTTCATCCAGATCCAGGACCGCAAGGGGCGCCTGCAGGTTTACGTCGGCCGCGACAACGTCGGAGCCGAGTCCTTCGAGCTCTTCCGCCGCTTCGATCTCGGCGACATCGTCGGCTTCGAGGGGACGCCCTTTCGCACCAAGACCGGCGAGCTGTCGCTGCGGGCCAGTTCCATCCGCATCCTCACCAAGTCGCTGCAGCCCCTTCCGGAAAAGTGGCACGGCCTGACCGACGTCGAGACCCGCTATCGCCAGCGTTATGTCGATCTGATGGTCAACGACGACGTAAAGGGCGTCTTCCTGAAGCGCAGCCGCATCATCCGTCTGATCCGCCAGTTCATGGAAAGTCAGGATTTTCTCGAGGTGGAAACGCCGATGATGCAGCCGATCGCCGGCGGAGCGACGGCCAAGCCGTTTATCACCCACCACAACTCCCTGAAGATGGATTTGTTTCTGCGCATCGCTCCCGAGCTCTATCTCAAGCGTCTGGTGGTCGGCGGTTTCGAGCGGGTCTTCGAAATTAATCGCAACTTCCGCAACGAGGGGATTTCGATCCAGCACAACCCCGAGTTCACCATGATGGAGTTCTACCGGGCCTACGCCACCTACCACGACCTGATGGATTTCACCGAAGAGTTGATCTGTCACGTGGCCAAGGAGGTGGTCGGCTCCCTGGTCTTCCCGTACGGGGGACGGGACGTCGATCTGACCGCTCCCTGGGACCGGCTGACCGTCAAGGAGGCCATCGTCAAGTACGGCAAAATCGATGCGGCCCTGCTCGACGACCGGGAGCGCGCCCTGGAGTACGCCCGCTCCCTCGGTCTGGAACTGGAGAGCACCATCGGCTACGGCAAGCTCCTCACCGAACTCTTCGACGAGGTGGCCGAGCCCAACCTGTGGAACCCGACCTTTATCACCGAATATCCGACGGAGGTTTCCCCTCTGTCGCGGAAGAATGATCTCAATCCCGAAGTGGTCGACCGTTTCGAGCTCTTCATCGTCGGTCGCGAGCTGGCCAACGCCTTCTCGGAACTCAACGACCCCGTCGATCAGAAGGAGCGTTTTCAGAAACAGCTGGTCGAGAAGGAGGCGGGGGATGAAGAGGCCCATGCCATGGACGAGGACTACGTGCGCGCCCTCGAATACGGCCTCCCCCCCACAGCCGGTGAAGGGATCGGCATCGACCGGCTGGTCATGCTTCTCACCGATTCGGCGTCCATCCGCGATGTCATCCTCTTTCCCCAGCTGCGGCCGGAAAGCAAATGA
- a CDS encoding fibronectin type III domain-containing protein yields the protein MKKTLNRTGGRPFQLCAHQLLLFLWTLVLLFLPMAGCNSSSSPPPATPELAVPQITSLTSGDGTATVAWTTVPGAIAYNLYGGLAPGVTPANGLLVADVVSPLTVTGLENGTSYYCVVTAVHPAGESFPSAEGSVTLAPSAPASISVTATDVPAGETYTPSVIVQWSDVPVGATSYNLYRSEAPPVTLASPAFPGVTSPYTDLAVSYDTTYYYMVTAVGVGGESLPSQQVSVQPRLPLDAPVNVTATVTEEATRSITLSWSPPLTGAAPESYNLYRSETPGVIVDPANRIAAAVTASPYVDTAGLVGGVTYYYVITAVIGTTESAPSAEVSATARGSRSTTGGGGDTGYGNNLSFPLVFADGYGVTGTLLSTTVVPPYTLTNIDVNTGLRPTVDELASLAEFPHFDPLTVFLLNSVPYYEQQTVNTWQADWVNGIAADPGAVQEVTVDWGDNLASVSFSANSVIRVETVLYQDTALSDPADTLTAYNMALLFGSQVTEMQGTDATTYESTRRNVFAVTARLTIEKLDGPGGNVVYTLFDRALAENFGIDGTGGYSAEINVAGRLVYGYNWMLNQDVLPEPITKTGWWRLTFSLDDSATIGSEVVNNHTSLVAMDPSDTTALLDTPNNFTSIEVEVR from the coding sequence ATGAAAAAAACATTGAACAGGACCGGAGGCCGACCTTTTCAGCTCTGTGCGCATCAGCTTCTGTTGTTCCTGTGGACCCTGGTCCTTTTATTTCTGCCGATGGCCGGGTGTAATAGCAGTTCATCCCCGCCGCCTGCGACTCCGGAGCTGGCCGTTCCACAGATCACCTCGCTGACCTCCGGGGACGGTACCGCCACGGTGGCCTGGACCACGGTCCCCGGAGCAATCGCCTACAACCTCTACGGAGGGCTCGCCCCTGGGGTGACTCCGGCCAACGGGCTGCTGGTCGCCGACGTCGTTTCCCCTCTCACCGTAACCGGCCTGGAAAACGGCACCAGTTACTATTGTGTGGTGACGGCCGTCCATCCCGCAGGAGAGAGTTTCCCCTCTGCAGAGGGTTCGGTCACCCTGGCGCCAAGCGCCCCGGCGAGTATTTCGGTGACGGCCACCGACGTCCCGGCGGGAGAAACCTATACGCCCTCGGTCATTGTGCAATGGTCCGACGTTCCGGTCGGAGCGACCTCCTACAATCTCTACAGATCCGAAGCCCCACCGGTGACTCTTGCCAGTCCGGCTTTCCCCGGCGTCACCTCCCCCTATACCGATCTGGCGGTCAGTTACGACACCACCTACTACTACATGGTGACGGCCGTCGGGGTCGGTGGTGAGAGTCTGCCGTCCCAGCAGGTTTCGGTTCAGCCGCGTCTTCCCCTCGATGCTCCGGTCAATGTCACAGCCACCGTGACCGAGGAGGCGACACGCTCCATCACCCTCTCCTGGTCCCCCCCCCTGACCGGAGCCGCACCGGAAAGCTACAACCTATATCGCTCCGAAACTCCCGGAGTGATCGTCGATCCGGCGAACCGGATCGCGGCCGCGGTGACCGCCTCTCCCTACGTCGACACGGCCGGTCTGGTCGGCGGCGTCACCTATTACTATGTCATTACCGCCGTTATCGGGACGACGGAAAGCGCACCTTCTGCCGAAGTGTCGGCGACGGCCCGGGGGTCACGGAGCACGACCGGCGGTGGCGGGGATACCGGGTACGGCAACAATCTTTCCTTTCCGTTGGTTTTTGCCGATGGTTACGGAGTAACCGGGACCCTCCTATCCACAACAGTGGTCCCTCCCTACACCCTGACCAATATCGACGTCAATACCGGGTTGCGGCCGACGGTGGACGAACTGGCCTCCCTGGCCGAATTTCCCCATTTCGATCCGCTTACGGTCTTTCTCCTCAATTCCGTCCCCTACTACGAGCAACAGACGGTCAATACCTGGCAGGCCGATTGGGTCAACGGTATTGCCGCAGACCCCGGAGCCGTTCAGGAGGTTACCGTCGACTGGGGAGACAATCTGGCAAGCGTCTCCTTCTCGGCCAATTCGGTGATTCGGGTGGAGACGGTCCTCTATCAGGACACTGCTCTCAGTGATCCCGCCGATACGTTGACGGCCTACAATATGGCGCTTCTTTTCGGCTCTCAGGTCACCGAAATGCAGGGAACCGATGCCACGACCTATGAATCGACCCGTCGCAATGTCTTTGCCGTCACCGCGCGCCTGACCATCGAGAAGCTCGACGGACCGGGCGGAAACGTGGTTTATACCCTGTTCGACAGGGCCCTCGCGGAGAATTTCGGTATTGACGGCACGGGGGGGTATTCTGCCGAGATCAATGTCGCCGGCAGACTCGTTTATGGGTACAATTGGATGCTCAATCAGGATGTCCTTCCTGAACCGATCACCAAAACCGGGTGGTGGCGTCTGACCTTCAGCCTCGATGACAGCGCCACCATCGGCAGCGAGGTGGTGAACAACCACACCAGCCTGGTTGCCATGGATCCGAGCGATACCACGGCCCTGCTCGATACCCCGAACAATTTCACTTCCATCGAGGTGGAAGTCCGCTAG
- a CDS encoding Ig-like domain-containing protein, giving the protein MKNMKIGRLLFLLLFALLAGCASDPDEVSPTLTIDGMPAINNTSTRNLSGTVEPGATVEVSVNTTATVAALSNVDGLWSVTIANLAPGGNTVTVTATDATGNSNTLLLVLTYEVVTLEAYVTPTPASSQTIGGFLAPGAADPAVTIDLAATAGAVTVTGDFWSCDISGLTGGHTVTVTHSDDVNPAQSATAVITFAATAPSVTIDPFVNPTTDPLQSFSGTTEAGVTVQVSINGAAGMAAEVTDTTWTFTPTPAVALHEGKNGVSVTGTLVDKPTTVLRTFVVLEPAP; this is encoded by the coding sequence ATGAAAAACATGAAGATCGGACGTTTGCTGTTTCTGCTCCTCTTCGCCCTTCTGGCGGGGTGCGCATCCGACCCCGACGAGGTCTCGCCGACGCTGACGATCGACGGCATGCCGGCGATTAACAATACGAGCACCCGGAATCTCTCCGGAACCGTCGAGCCGGGAGCGACCGTCGAGGTTTCGGTCAACACCACTGCGACGGTTGCCGCTCTCTCCAATGTCGATGGGCTCTGGAGCGTCACCATCGCCAACCTGGCTCCGGGAGGAAACACCGTCACCGTCACCGCCACCGACGCCACGGGGAATTCGAATACCCTCCTGCTGGTGCTGACCTACGAGGTCGTCACCCTCGAGGCCTATGTGACGCCGACTCCTGCAAGTAGCCAGACCATCGGCGGTTTCCTCGCTCCTGGCGCCGCCGATCCGGCGGTCACAATCGACCTGGCCGCCACGGCCGGTGCGGTGACCGTAACCGGCGACTTCTGGAGCTGCGACATTTCAGGTCTCACCGGGGGACATACGGTGACCGTGACCCACAGCGATGATGTCAATCCGGCACAGAGCGCAACCGCGGTCATCACCTTCGCCGCGACGGCTCCGTCGGTGACCATCGATCCATTTGTCAACCCGACCACCGACCCTTTGCAGTCGTTTTCCGGAACCACGGAGGCCGGGGTCACGGTGCAGGTCTCCATCAACGGTGCGGCCGGAATGGCCGCGGAGGTGACCGATACAACCTGGACCTTTACCCCTACTCCTGCCGTTGCCCTGCACGAGGGAAAAAATGGCGTGAGCGTCACAGGGACTCTCGTTGACAAACCTACGACTGTACTCCGGACCTTTGTTGTTCTTGAGCCGGCGCCCTGA